Proteins from a single region of Trichoderma asperellum chromosome 3, complete sequence:
- a CDS encoding uncharacterized protein (EggNog:ENOG41~SECRETED:SignalP(1-16)), translating into MKFTLALATFVAAVYGQTVGDIPSCAIPCLDAAITKDTNCATTDYACACKSFNAIETDATACVVAACGADVAINQVLPAVQALCAAQ; encoded by the exons ATGAAGTTCACTCTTGCTCTTGCCACCTTTGTTGCCGCCGTCTACGGCCAAACCGTTGGCGACATTCCTTCATGCGCTATTCCTTGTCTCGACGCTGCGATTACAAAAGATACAAACTGCGCAACTACTGATTATGCATGCGCCTGCAAATCTTTCAATGCCATTGAGACGGACGCCACTGCATGCGTTGTCGCCGCTTGCGGCGCCGATGTTGCTATCA ACCAAGTTCTCCCTGCCGTTCAGGCTCTCTGCGCCGCACAGTAA
- a CDS encoding uncharacterized protein (CAZy:GH71~SECRETED:SignalP(1-19)) yields the protein MGALRSFVILGTLVSPALSTAVPLTRPRAVAGQGWSLQSGTCPADTKSCGNESCCPSTSNCQATGNGEVEACCPTTSNCRGSVEGAPSCASAAWSLWTGSFGNGFCCEVGLTGAFVNGGSVAGICVTSVPSGYSMASLVSKGTGTPVTSTPPTSSTSSSAQTTTKASSTKSTTSGPTSTTVPRAVFAHYMVGSMTAAEAVQDVTDAKAVGFDAFALNTHDITDPWALEAIGYLFDAADQYGFKLFMSFDMSWHTISPSQIPSFLLNYTSRASYYTISGRPLVSTYDGGFIANSDWLLGFKQPLTAQGINPYFIPNFGDWSGWPSNFFSTYTVADGVFSWESAWPAPGTTISNVSDSVDQNLLQQARAAGKVFLMPVSSFQFKYLGPGQDWYRIGEVNLPQRFEQVLDLQPDLVELITWNDAGEGHYIGNFFQGQIDGSTIGNYANGFDHTGWQQLVSPFIRAYKGGTATSGSQILPPGSGPVGSLWYRTLLTSASCSSTIQNYQQGQDTVNFAVLLPSSGYTIKVYSNNGLIGSFAGTVGLNYRAVPGLSVGGGQYIQIVNSAGSVVASATGTKQVAAQSSNATCNWNYEVVGLS from the exons ATGGGGGCGTTACGCTCCTTTGTTATTCTCGGAACTCTTGTGTCTCCAGCTCTTTCCACCGCAGTTCCGCTTACACGACCCCGAGCGGTTGCAGGTCAAGGTTGGTCACTGCAGTCGGGAACATGTCCTGCCGATACAAAATCCTGCGGTAACGAGTCTTGCTGCCCTTCGACGTCAAACTGCCAAGCTACCGGGAATGGTGAAGTGGAAGCCTGCTGCCCTACTA CAAGTAATTGCCGAGGCAGTGTTGAGGGTGCACCAAGTTGCGCGAGCGCTGCTTGGTCGTTATGGACGGGAAGCTTTGGGAATGGATTTTGCTGCGAAGTCGGTTTGACTGGAGCCTTTGTTAACGGAGGATCGGTTGCCGGTATTTGCGTGACCTCTGTTCCTTCCGGATACTCTATGGCTTCGCTG GTTAGCAAAGGAACGGGAACTCCGGTTACTTCTACCCCTCCAACGTCGTCAACTTCATCATCTGCCCAGACGACGACTAAAGCAAGTTCTACAAAGTCGACTACTTCTGGACCAACATCAACTACAGTGCCGAGAGCGGT ATTCGCTCACTATATGGTCGGATCGATGACGGCAGCAGAAGCTGTGCAGGATGTTACAGATGCAAAAGCAGTAGGCTTCGACGCTTTTGCTCTGAACACTCATGATATCACAGATCCCTGGGCTCTGGAAGCGATAGGGTACCTGTTTGATGCCGCTGACCAATATGGCTTCAAGCTATTTATGTCGTTTGACATGAGCTGGCATACTATCTCTCCATCGCAGATCCCATCGTTCTTGCTCAACTACACTTCTCGCGCTTCTTATTACACCATTTCCGGCAGGCCTCTCGTGAGTACTTACGATGGTGGCTTCATTGCAAACTCCGACTGGCTCTTGGGCTTTAAGCAGCCACTAACGGCCCAAGGCATCAACCCATACTTTATTCCCAACTTTGGCGACTGGAGTGGCTGGCCGAGTAACTTTTTTTCAACTTATACTGTTGCCGATGGTGTCTTCAGCTGGGAGTCTGCGTGGCCTGCTCCAGGTACCACCATATCCAATGTATCTGATAGCGTTGATCAGAATCTTCTCCAGCAAGCACGGGCCGCTGGTAAAGTATTTTTGATGC CTGTGTCCAGTTTCCAGTTCAAATATCTTGGCCCTGGCCAAGACTGGTACCGCATTGGAGAAGTCAACTTGCCACAGCGATTCGAACAAGTGCTGGATTTGCAACCAGATTTGGTAGAGCTAATTACCTGGAATGACGCAGGAGAAGGGCATTATATCGGAAACTTTTTCCAGGGACAAATCGATGGCTCAACAATTGGCAACTACGCCAATGGATTCGATCATACAGGTTGGCAACAGCTGGTGTCACCATTCATCAGGGCATACAAAGGCGGCACAGCTACAAGTGGCAGTCAGATCCTGCCTCCAGGATCGGGTCCTGTGGGCTCATTATGGTATCGCACACTGCTGACCAGCGCCAGCTGTTCATCCACGATTCAGAATTACCAACAGGGCCAAGACACGGTTAACTTCGCTGTCCTGTTGCCCTCAAGTGGGTACACGATCAAAGTGTATAGTAATAACGGGCTAATTGGCAGCTTTGCTGGCACTGTTGGGCTCAATTACCGCGCTGTGCCTGGGCTGAGCGTTGGTGGCGGGCAGTATATCCAAATTGTGAATAGCGCTGGTTCTGTGGTTGCATCGGCCACGGGTACGAAGCAGGTGGCGGCCCAGAGTTCTAACGCTACCTGTAACTGGAATTACGAGGTCGTTGGCCTCTCATAG
- a CDS encoding uncharacterized protein (EggNog:ENOG41): MARTKQTTRKPIPRRGGRFGGGNNGNGNGNGNGRSARSYGPHDLDFIALQEEAERRERILADQRRVAAKWRPKIPEVRKVNFENFKNRFQGENEPDYAIDVLMAGPGLQGQIRRERAIRRSEETARVRKSFYSLYDAGTDRRKKIDPLDKVKREKRNELLSTDTEIQRVRVQSQPVLGHLTSLLNDTESRSTPRTFMRPFKALVYFQPKMKDILATLEEKWADYEELDEHSDAADTAASEDAEVIVEIDSKNDTDSETKSDAEGDEDDKDDVESLASVDSNVDEDFDSLMDSPEALRDMRCYVKFIDEEIMPLYQRFEGSTAEKVKFDDLWSLFRVGDLVYMPAAVEAGGRYHEVWRIYKIQAPQPETSYPKNGWGFFDEFDDIDDQNKFKISAYYVDYDGTAFGAVKTKFEIEGFAGERSIDSLPCYPMRYQPGHEELISGLKGQGRQFLHYLEDRHQQHNAWTLTRNPPSHRNEPDQEILDNEYYEKMRHPEFVESDVIVDMTEAYQKMPNWRPDFHQLAVNKAVRCEIADDEIPIQKWFDGVRQNRSYVQKEIIQKADGIESRQRRDNLAVDTFLRNRLRGSRNFEANAAAQKLRDEDLVLLPKRMFAYALRERRFMPIDLNLLKPIRREVGVFENLRIHGDYKDVVRSLVMSHFRKKQLERRYVDAATEGPGQDLIQGKGRGLVVLLHGVPGVGKTATAEAVAMENKKPLFVITCGDLGLSPHEVESSLKNVFRLAHLWDCVLLLDEADVFLSQRSKLDMKRNALVSVFLRVLEYYNGLLFLTTNRVGTIDEAFKSRIHLSLYYPPLDKTQTTEIFRLNVAKLRVMESERHKMTGEPSMVIKDDEILEFAAKHYEDLARSTGCWNGRQIRNAFQIASSLALHNYTKNADMARAKGQLPPAAPVLDRTLFDKVQMSTQSFDKHMKKEEGKYDDEIPMRGTFDD; encoded by the coding sequence ATGGCTCGCACAAAGCAGACTACCAGAAAGCCTATCCCCAGACGGGGTGGCCGATTTGGTGGTGGTAACaacggcaatggcaatggcaatggcaatggccgCTCAGCACGCTCATATGGCCCTCATGATCTCGACTTCATAGCTCTGCAAGAGGAGGCAGAGCGCCGCGAGCGCATCCTTGCCGATCAGCGTCGAGTTGCGGCCAAGTGGCGTCCTAAGATCCCTGAAGTTCGCAAAGTCAATTTTGAAAACTTCAAGAACCGTTTTCAGGGCGAAAATGAACCTGATTATGCTATCGATGTCCTCATGGCTGGCCCTGGACTTCAAGGTCAGATCCGTCGCGAGCGTGCGATTCGCCGGAGCGAGGAGACAGCCCGTGTGCGCAAGAGCTTCTATAGCCTCTATGATGCTGGAACCGACCGCCGCAAGAAGATTGACCCCCTAGATAAAGTCAAACGGGAAAAGAGGAATGAACTCCTCTCAACCGATACAGAGATCCAGCGCGTTCGCGTGCAGTCACAGCCCGTCTTGGGACATCTGACCTCCCTGTTGAACGATACAGAGTCAAGATCTACCCCTCGCACATTCATGCGGCCGTTTAAGGCCCTTGTATACTTCCAGCCTAAGATGAAGGACATTCTTGCTACGCTGGAGGAGAAATGGGCAGACTATGAAGAGCTTGATGAGCACTCTGATGCTGCAGATACAGCGGCTAGTGAAGACGCCGAGGTCATCGTTGAAATTGACAGCAAAAATGACACTGATTCAGAGACAAAATCTGACGCAGAaggtgatgaagacgacaagGATGATGTCGAGTCGCTTGCATCGGTTGACTCGAACGTTGACGAAGACTTTGACAGCCTCATGGACAGCCCCGAGGCTCTGAGGGACATGCGATGCTACGTCAAATTCATTGACGAAGAAATCATGCCTCTCTACCAACGATTTGAGGGTAGCACCGCCGAGAAAGTCAAATTCGACGACTTGTGGTCTCTTTTCCGAGTCGGAGACCTGGTCTACATGCCAGCCGCTGTTGAAGCTGGTGGCCGATATCACGAGGTTTGGCGCATCTACAAAATCCAGGCGCCGCAGCCTGAGACGTCTTACCCCAAAAACGGCTGGGGATTTTTCGACGAATTTGACGACATTGATGACCAAAACAAATTCAAGATCTCAGCTTACTACGTGGATTACGATGGTACTGCTTTCGGCGCCGTGAAGACCAAGTTTGAGATTGAAGGCTTCGCGGGCGAACGTTCCATCGACTCGCTGCCCTGTTATCCAATGCGCTACCAACCCGGTCACGAAGAGCTTATCAGTGGTTTGAAGGGCCAGGGCCGCCAATTTCTGCATTACTTGGAGGATCGCCACCAGCAACACAACGCGTGGACCTTGACGAGGAACCCGCCCTCGCACCGCAATGAACCCGACCAGGAGATCTTAGACAACGAGTACTATGAGAAGATGCGCCACCCGGAATTCGTTGAAAGTGATGTGATTGTTGACATGACTGAGGCGTACCAGAAGATGCCCAACTGGCGGCCCGATTTCCACCAGTTGGCCGTCAACAAGGCTGTCCGTTGCGAGATTGCAGATGATGAGATACCAATCCAGAAATGGTTTGATGGCGTGCGCCAGAACAGGTCATATGTGCAGAAAGAGATTATCCAAAAGGCAGATGGCATCGAGAGCCGCCAGCGCCGAGACAATCTCGCCGTTGATACCTTTTTGCGCAACCGCCTTAGGGGATCTCGAAACTTTGAAGCAAACGCGGCAGCTCAGAAGCTACGTGATGAGGATCTTGTCTTGCTCCCCAAGCGTATGTTCGCATATGCCCTCCGAGAGCGTCGTTTCATGCCTATCGACTTGAACCTCCTCAAGCCTATCAGACGCGAGGTTGGAGTATTTGAGAACCTCCGAATTCATGGCGACTACAAAGATGTTGTCCGCAGTCTAGTCATGTCCCACTTCCGCAAGAAGCAGCTAGAGCGGCGATATGTTGACGCTGCCACAGAAGGTCCAGGACAAGATCTAATCCAGGGCAAGGGCCGTGGACTTGTCGTTCTCCTGCACGGTGTACCTGGCGTGGGCAAGACTGCGACTGCTGAAGCTGTGGCTATGGAGAATAAGAAGCCGCTGTTTGTCATTACCTGCGGTGATCTTGGTCTCTCGCCTCATGAGGTCGAGTCTTCACTGAAGAATGTCTTCCGCCTTGCGCACTTGTGGGACTGCGTGCTCCTGCTTGATGAGGCAGATGTTTTCCTCTCGCAGCGATCGAAGTTGGACATGAAGCGAAATGCTCTTGTGTCCGTGTTCCTCCGCGTGCTTGAGTACTACAATGGTCTCTTGTTCTTGACAACTAACCGTGTGGGCACTATTGATGAGGCGTTCAAATCACGTATCCACCTATCTCTGTACTACCCTCCCCTCGATAAGACTCAGACAACTGAGATCTTCCGTCTTAACGTCGCTAAGCTCAGAGTGATGGAGTCTGAGCGACACAAGATGACTGGCGAGCCATCAATGGTCATCAAGGATGATGAGATCCTTGAATTTGCCGCGAAGCATTACGAGGATCTCGCGCGATCTACGGGTTGCTGGAACGGTCGACAGATCAGGAACGCTTTCCAGATTGCGTCCAGCCTGGCACTGCACAACTACACCAAGAATGCGGATATGGCTCGTGCAAAGGGCCAGCTGCCACCTGCAGCTCCAGTTTTGGATAGAACGCTGTTTGACAAAGTACAGATGTCGACACAGAGCTTCGATAAGCAtatgaagaaggaagagggcaAGTACGACGATGAGATTCCGATGAGGGGAACGTTTGATGATTAA
- a CDS encoding uncharacterized protein (TransMembrane:12 (i120-137o157-176i188-206o218-238i245-269o281-298i349-372o392-411i432-454o460-485i492-515o527-546i)), with protein sequence MPDEESISRESISSSNSINDREKDDEPDGHRPALHETQSNVSQSSKNRPRAQSASSSGLNRPLSRSISRRETVLSRIRSRADVQFTHPLAHIKTTEDEIVTFDGPDDPYHPLNWPTHKKVLTTALYGLVTMSATWASSSYSAGTKLVAEEFHVGSQVAVLGTTLFLCGFGTGPLLWAPLSEVYGRRAAVMIPMFISIAFSFGTATAKDLQTVMLTRFFGAFFASAPVTNTGGVLGDLYTPAHRGIALAGYAMAVVGGPALGPIVSAAVAEQPSLGWRWTEYLTGILQALVLIFAVIFIDESYPPKLLVYKARRLRHESGNWALHAKFEEWDVSVKELCKKFLIRPIQLLLTPICFLVALYASFCYGILYMQLGAIPIIFGEIRGWNPLVSTLPFSCVFLGAIFGCVANIYNQLIYNKAYHAAGNRAVPEKRLPPMMIGSILFSGGQFMIGWTGARLDIHWIVPCIGLVLLGTGFFTIFQAALNYLVDTFQAYAASAIAANTFLRSCFAAAFPLVVGPLFHNIGVGPGSSITGGFAALLIPVPFFFYKYGKRIRAGSKWSKASVYD encoded by the exons ATGCCGGACGAAGAGAGCATATCAAGAGAGAGTATATCAAGTAGCAACAGCATAAACGACAGAGAAAAAGATGACGAGCCAGATGGCCACCGTCCAGCTCTCCATGAGACTCAGTCCAATGTGTCTCAGAGTAGCAAGAATCGACCTCGCGCCCAGTCGGCAAGCAGCTCAGGCTTGAACCGGCCTCTATCAAGATCTATATCAAGACGAGAGACGGTTCTGTCAAGAATTCGCTCTCGAGCAGATGTTCAGTTTACACATCCTCTTGCGCATATTAAGACGACAGAGGATGAGATTGTCACTTTCGATGGACCCGATGATCCCTACCACCCTCTCAACTGGCCTACGCACAAAAAGGTGCTTACAACGGCTCTTTATGGACTTGTTACCATGTCGGCCACATGGGCCTCCTCATCATATTCCGCTGGTACGAAGCTGGTCGCCGAAGAGTTTCATGTAGGATCTCAGGTCGCTGTGCTTGGCACGACTTTATTTCTCTGTGGCTTCGGAACGGGACCGTTACTGTGGGCACCGCTGAGCGAAGTATACGGCCGACGTGCTGCAGTGATGATTCCGATgttcatctccatcgcctTTAGTTTCGGCACTGCTACAGCCAAGGACCTCCAGACGGTAATGCTGACTCGATTCTTTGGAGCTTTCTTTGCTTCCGCGCCCGTCACGAATACTGGTGGCGTCTTGGGTGACCTTTACACCCCAGCTCATCGCGGTATTGCTCTGGCTGGGTACGCCATGGCCGTTGTCGGTGGGCCGGCATTAG GTCCTatcgtctctgctgctgtggccgAGCAGCCATCTTTAGGGTGGCGCTGGACCGAATACCTCACAGGAATCCTGCAGGCCCTCGTTCTCATTTTTGCAGTCATATTCATTGATGAAAGCTACCCCCCGAAACTTCTTGTCTACAAAGCCCGCCGACTGCGCCATGAGAGCGGAAACTGGGCTCTTCATGCCAAATTCGAAGAATGGGATGTTAGCGTGAAGGAGCTCTGTAAGAAGTTTTTGATACGGCCTATACAGCTGCTACTTACGCCTATTTGCTTCCTTGTCGCCTTGTATGCTAGTTTCTGCTACGGTATATTGTACATGCAGCTGGGAGCAATCCCTATTATATTTGGAGAAATTCGTGGCTGGAATCCTTTGGTTTCAACGCTGCCTTTTTCGTGCGTCTTTCTGGGAGCAATTTTTGGATGTGTTGCCAATATTTATAACCAACTCATCTACAACAAGGCATATCACGCTGCCGGCAACCGTGCTGTCCCAGAAAAACGACTTCCGCCCATGATGATCGGCTCCATCCTATTCAGTGGCGGACAGTTTATGATAGGCTGGACCGGTGCCCGACTTGATATTCATTGGATCGTTCCTTGCATCGGCCTCGTGTTGCTAGGAACTGGCTTCTTCACCATCTTTCAGGCTGCACTCAATTACCTGGTGGATACCTTCCAAGCCTACGCTGCATCAGCTATTGCAGCAAATACATTCCTCCGATCttgctttgctgctgcctttcCCTTGGTCGTTGGTCCCTTGTTTCATAACATCGGCGTTGGGCCAGGCTCCAGCATCACGGGTGGGTTTGCGGCATTGCTGATCCCAGTcccgtttttcttttacaaaTATGGAAAGAGGATTCGAGCTGGCTCCAAGTGGTCAAAGGCCTCGGTATACGACTAA
- a CDS encoding uncharacterized protein (EggNog:ENOG41~TransMembrane:1 (o550-571i)), whose product MPRPKVHPSQRQRAAEACNFCRASKKRCSATVPCTACQRRGIGASCFLTHQPRGSRKKPPPRSRASVPEQTRSSPDGGDNTLDDESAWGRDGFANIVPPDWCPEADPISMNNDADVDYQPPTPSDSRISIPEETISGSTQQPPQLTVNSGSPTLGPESHARMLLNLRGEQVYIGKAASLSFLQLIRDTVTAQIGPSQFSHNDKRHSMLETEPSAAADANDLQSTTYNLDVESSLLYARIFEAATGGLLDIFGPLEVEDILVKIRTDASQSVGLYKHASIDLVVAIGAQCKSPMDAQQIGSVYFRQAQKRAFSGMLEDPTVDMVRAFLLMAFYMLGHCRRNTAFMYLGIASRAAVALGMHSRHSYADLKNPLCQLRLRTWMSLCVLDMLVCSILGRPTATAGLRAELDTTIIGSSAPLDTRNCQSLFASYNILTIINESVEALYGKKVASTAIVEQFLTKIENWSQNLPNFLRNPLTSKKGSPSRKVATDSIHIACLYYFAITLVTRPILISNLTSRQGVATPSSSPMASACIDAAVYLVQTCSDAHKTGLLLGNMCIMKALIFAAGLILGFDMFAKRELDYEVETAFRSAKDVLDFLGIQSPQAAHYSGILTLLSDAVVKQRTKLPTRPRSRYVGKLISFSKEGDTSQDNSNSNGSDDMILPINNTEPANGEIGGVWITDISGQPTEMDGDMLRGWDSLDLSQWDSFPFYSPRVFGSD is encoded by the exons ATGCCACGGCCAAAGGTTCACCCAAGCCAGCGTCAGCGCGCCGCAGAGGCGTGCAACTTTTGCCGCGCTTCTAAGAAGCGATGCAGTGCTACGGTGCCTTGCACCGCTTGCCAGAGACGCGGCATTGGGGCATCGTGTTTCCTCACTCATCAGCCTCGAGGGTCGAGGAAGAAGCCTCCGCCTCGGTCAAGAGCCTCTGTGCCGGAGCAGACCCGGTCGTCGCCGGATGGTGGAGACAATACTCTAGATGATGAATCTGCGTGGGGCCGAGATGGCTTCGCCAATATTGTTCCGCCAGACTGGTGTCCAGAGGCAGATCCGATTTCGATGAACAATGATGCTGATGTAGATTATCAGCCTCCCACTCCATCTGATTCTCGAATAAGCATTCCAGAAGAGACTATCTCCGGATCCACACAACAGCCACCGCAGCTTACGGTAAATTCTGGATCTCCAACTCTAGGACCGGAGTCTCATGCTCGCATGCTTCTGAACCTGCGGGGAGAGCAAG TTTATATCGGCAAAGCGGCCTCTTTGTCATTTCTTCAGCTCATCAGAGATACTGTGACAGCTCAAATCGGGCCCTCCCAATTCTCTCATAATGATAAGCGTCATAGTATGCTGGAGACAGAGCCGTCTGCTGCGGCGGATGCGAATGACTTGCAGTCAACTACTTATAATCTAGATGTAGAAAGCAGTTTGCTCTATGCTCGCATCTTTGAAGCTGCT ACTGGCGGACTGCTGGATATCTTTGGACCGCTGGAGGTTGAAGATATCCTTGTGAAAATCCGAACCGATGCATCCCAATCTGTAGGTTTGTATAAACATGCCTCAATTGATCTCGTGGTAGCTATTGGAGCGCAATGCAAATCTCCAATGGACGCGCAGCAAATCGGATCAGTATATTTTCGGCAAGCACAGAAACGCGCGTTTTCAGGTATGCTGGAGGATCCAACTGTCGACATGGTGCGCGCCTTTCTTCTAATGGCCTTTTATATGCTTGGACATTGCCGAAGAAACACAGCATTCATGTACTTGGGAATTGCGTCAAGAGCTGCAGTTGCTCTCGGGATGCATAGCCGTCATTCATATGCAGACCTAAAAAACCCATTATGCCAGCTGAG ACTGCGAACATGGATGAGCCTCTGCGTACTTGACATGCTTGTATGTTCAATCCTTGGAAGACCAACTGCAACAGCTGGTTTAAGGGCAGAACTCGACACCACCATCATTGGATCATCTGCGCCTCTAGACACGAGAAACTGTCAAAGCTTATTTGCGTCGTATAATATACTCACTATTATTAATGAGAGCGTTGAAGCACTGTATGGGAAGAAAGTCGCATCCACCGCTATTGTGGAACAGTTTCTGACCAAAATTGAAAATTGGAGTCAAAACCTTCCCAATTTTCTACGAAATCCTCTCACTTCCAAAAAAGGCTCCCCATCACGCAAAGTGGCGACGGATAGTATACATATCGCTTGTCTCTACTACTTTGCCATAACTTTGGTTACTCGACCGATATTAATATCCAACCTTACGTCTCGACAGGGTGTTGCgacaccttcttcttcacctaTGGCGTCCGCATGCATTGATGCGGCAGTATATCTTGTACAAACGTGCTCGGACGCACACAAAACAGGACTACTTCTTGGTAATATGTGCATAATGAA GGCACTTATTTTTGCCGCTGGCCTTATCCTTGGCTTCGACATGTTTGCCAAACGGGAGCTCGATTACGAAGTTGAAACAGCCTTTCGCAGCGCGAAAGATGTTCTTGACTTCTTGGGCATTCAAAGCCCTCAGGCCGCTCATTATTCAGGAATTTTAACCCTACTATCTGATGCAGTCGTGAAGCAGCGAACGAAGTTGCCTACACGCCCTCGAAGCAGATATGTCGGAAAATTAATCTCCTTCAGCAAAGAGGGGGACACTAGTCAAGACAATAGCAACAGCAATGGTAGCGACGATATGATTctacctataaataatacagAGCCAGCAAATGGAGAAATTGGAGGCGTTTGGATCACAGATATTTCGGGCCAACCCACCGAGATGGACGGAGATATGTTGCGAGGGTGGGACAGCCTTGACTTGTCTCAGTGGGATAGCTTTCCTTTTTATAGCCCAAGAGTTTTTGGATCAGATTAA